The segment TGTTGCTCCACGAATCTAGAGGTCCCACACTTTGGACAGTGCGTTGCTTCAGCGTGTTCTTCTCTAAATAAGATGCACCCATGCTCACAAGCATGTATCGGCTCATATGACATTTTAAGTGCACGAAGCAGTTTCTGCGACTCATACATGTTCTTTGGTAGAATGTGACCTTTCGGAAGTATGCTGCCAAACACTGTCAGCATAACATCGAATCCGACTCTACTCATGTTTAACTGCGACTTCAAGTCGATCAAACGTCCAATGGCATCTAGTTGAGATACATTTGTCTGCTCATGAAGCGGTTTCTGTGCAGCTTCTAACATGTCGTAATATGCCTTTGCAGTAGCCTTTGGCTCCTCATCCTCACTACGTCCTTCAATGAAGTTGCCATCATGAAAGTCATCTATCATGTCTgccactccaccttcatcttcaaaCTCCACGACCAGTTGTCTCACGACCTCATCTCTCATACGATCGAGTTCACCATGGAGAGTCCACCGGATGTAGCCTGGCATAAATCCATACTTGCAAAGATGTTTACCTATATCAGTCTTTGTTTGTCGAAGCTCGTTCTCACAGCTGCTGCAGGGACACCAAATTTTGCGAGCTCCTTTCACCGACCGAAATGCGGTTTCCAAAAAAGCATCGGTTTTCTTGATCCATTCATCGGTCCACTCTCCAAAACTTGAACGGCCATAGTACATCCACTCACGGTCATCCATCTTCTAACATATACATGATTAATATAAGACCACTTACATCTACAAGACAACCCTAAACCCTATCTAATAGGTAAagataggtcctaatcccacccgTCGATGTGTAGACGAGGCTAGTTTCCATGCTTTACTTCTATCCGAGAcaaaatttcggcagcacctccccgctgTTCTCCCGATACACGTCCTAGTAACGAGATTGTGTATCTGGAAAACAAGGAGGTGATGTCGAAACTCTGTCTCAGATAAGAGTAAAACATGGAAACTAAATTCGTCTACACATCGACGGGCTGTCCAAAATACGTGGACAATTCGAAATAGATATAGTTATACATATGCAAAGATCTACATATGTATAACCCTATCTATTTCGAACGGGAGATGCCTAACTAGGTTACGTGACCTATGACTAAGAGAAGGTAAAACGGATTATACCTTAGGTGGCGGTGGAGTAAGGATAGCGTGGCAGTGTCGGGTCGGTGCAGCGGCGAGCTAACGCGGTGCAGGCAGATCCACACCGGCAACAAAGACGAGGCAAGCCCTCGAGGGTGCTCCGGCTCGGCTCCCACGGGTTCTACACTGCAAAAAAGGCACaatattgtcaaataaaaattttggcagcacctcccctacACGGTGAGGTATCCAAAACCTGCAAGAAACAACGGCTCGATGGTCGACAACCACATATACATATGCGACAAACAATACCAAATCATATGCACCTAGGCTCTTCTATTTCCTGCAGTTCGGCACAATGGCTGACATTCATGCTTCAAACAATACCAAACTATACTTCTATGCTATCATATTACGACTAGTGCGTAGGCCGACGATAGTATATACTTAGTGCGTAGGCCGACGATGGATGGGCGATGGCTCTTCtttctcctcctcctgctcctcggctcttctgtctcctcctcctcttttcCTCAACTGTGGTCGAGGGGAGGGGCAGGGGGCTCCAGGGAGGTACCGCGTCGGGGGGAGGGCTTTGGTGGCCGGGAGACACCGAGGGGCGGCAACTGACTGGAGCAATGGGCCGGCCGGGTGGGACAGAGAACCTCGCCGGGGCTCGACGGCGTCGGGGGGGGGCGGTGCTCGCCGGGGCTCGCAGTCGTCGGGGAGGGGGCGGTGCTCGCCGGGGCTCGCCGGGCGGGTCGGGGCTCGCGGTTCACCGGCGGCTGAGGGTcagggtggcggcggcgcgggcctCGCCGGGACTCGCCGGGGCGGGCGGGCACGGCCTCGTCGGGACTCGCCGGTGGGGCACAGGACTCGCCGGGGCCAGCGCGGGACTCGCTGGGCCTCGCGCGGGGATGGCCGGTGCCGGCGCGGGACTCGCCGGGGCGGCGGGCGACGGCGGCGCAGTGGGCGTGGCGGTGCGcacggcgggcgggcgggcgcggTGCGGCTGGTGTGTGCGGGTGGGTGCGGGCGGGTGCGTTGGGTGGGTGAGTCTTGGGTGAGTTAAATACGgactctttgccgtgtgcccgcgatctggcacacggcaaagagttttttatttttttaattacttTGCCGTGCGCTGGCAGGGATAGCACACGGCAAATagctcttttatttttttagaatttatttattttttgtttttaattCCTTTGCCACCGTTTTTTTTGCAGAAATTTCGCCGTGTGGCTGTAATGgcaagcacacggcaaagaatattttttaattttttttgactcggtttgccgtgtgcctgctaggggcacacggcaaagatttctttttttttgtttatttttccattcaggccttgtttagttcacaaaaaatttcaagattctctgtcacatcgaatctttggtcgcatacatgaagtaccaaatataaacgaaaataaaaactaattacacagtttacttgtaatttgcgagacgaatcttttgaacctagttagtgtgtgattggacaataattatcaaatacaacatGAGCGAAGAAGAAAATGAATGATTTGCTGAGATCGTACAGGGACTTCGCTGGCAGCAGTTTCTATTCAAACCTTCATTTCATGTAACTCAAGCTTCACTTGTAGCCTGCAGACAAGAGAGGAAGACAAGAAGACATCATCATTTCATGTAACTCAAACTTCACTGGTAGCCTGCAGACAAGAGAGGAAGACAAGAAAACATCATCATTTCATGTAGTAGAGCTATTTGAACTGTCATTTCATGTAGCTCAAACTTCATTAGATGCCGGCACACAAGAGAGGAAGACAAGAAAACATCGTCATTTCATGTAGTAGAGCTATGTAAACCGTCATTTCATGTAACTCAAACTTCACTTGTAGCCTGCAGACAAGAAGACATCGTCATTTCATGTAACTCAAACTTCACTGGTAGACTGCAGACAAGAGAGAAAGACAAAAAAACATCGTCATTTCATATAGTAGAGCTATTTGAACCTTCATTTCATGTAACTCAAACTTCACTGCTAGTCTGCAGACAAAAGAGAAAGACAAGAAAACATCGTCATTTCATGTAGTGGAGCTATTTGATCTGTCATTTCCTGTAGCTCAAACTTCACTAGATGCCGACACACAAGAGAGGAAGACAATAAAACATCGTCATTTCATGTAGTAGAGCTATGTAAACCGTCATTTCATGTAACTCAAACTTTACTTGTAGCCTACAGACAAGAGAGGAAGACAAGAAGACATCGTCATTTCATGTAACTCAAACTTCACTGGAAGCCTGTAAACAAGATAGGAAAACAAGAAAGGATCATCATTTCATGTAGTAGAGCTATGTAAACCATCATTTCATGTAGCTCAAACTTTACGGGCAGCCTGCAGACAAGAGAGGAAGACAAGAAAACATTGTCATTTCATGTAGTAGAGCTATTTGAACCATCATTTTATTTGAACCATCATTTTATGTAACTCAAACTTCACTTGTAGCCTGGAAACAAGAGAGGAAGACTTCATCACTGCTAAAGGTGCAATTTCATATCTAACCACTGATAGTTTTTGCTATCCTTCTTGCACAGCGGACGTGAATGGTAGGGCGTGCAACAAAAAGGTAGTAAATAATGGTGACGGGACATGGCATTGTGACAAATGCAACAAGAGCTTACCATATTGCGAGTTTAGATACTTTGCTGGCGTGCCAGATCCAGGACCACACTGGGGTCACCTATGCTACTGCATTCCAAGAGGCTGGTGTCGAGATGGTTGGCCACAGCGCCCTCGATCTCTACAACATTAGAGAAGAAGAAAATGACTGATTTGCTGAGATCGTACAGGGGCTTCGCTGGCAGCAGTTTCTATTCAAGCTGAAAGTCAAGGAGGAAGACCTATAACGATGAGTCGCGTGTCAAGTGCAACATTATTAGAGCGGAGAAGCTGGATCGAGCAAAAGAGAGTTCTTACATTATGGGTGTCATTTCATATAGTAGAGCTATGTAAACCATCTTTTCATGAATATATTACcaacttttttaatatcatCTATTATTACACCATCAAAGCCCAACAACAACCACGATCATAGCTTGCACCACCTCAGGTCGGTCGCAAGTAGCATGAATGCAACCTAGATACATGTTGTTTCAATAGCGAGAGTTGGTGAGCCACTCTATTACAAGCTCACGTCAACACCATAACTCCCTATTCTAACCATCAAAGATTGTTTCTCATCCAAATTATCATCATGAGCGAGCTATAAACAATTTAACTTAAGACTAGAACATAAGATTAGATCAGAATTACAACTTGAAATAATAACTAAAGTCAAAGGAAcactaattaacaaataaataagaaaaaaaaattatagttcGCCGTGAGCTATTTAGACGGCACACGGCGAAGAccgtctttgccgtgtgccccagacaagcacacggcaaagatcCAAGGTTTGATGTGTGCCCCCAgttggcacacggcaaagagttGACGACAGCCAACGGTGGCTGACGGCGTCAGAATTTTGCCGTGAGCCCCGTGctagcacacggcaaagagtGCATTCACCGTGTGTTTTATTTTCGCCGTGTGTTTTTCCTCGGCACACGGCAAATGTATTGACTTCACCGTGTGCTCTTCTGTTTAGCACACGGCGAAGGACGTAGACGCCGAGTGCTTAATGTTTGCCGTGTGCTGGGCTGGGTGGCACACGGCAAATCggctctttgccgtgtgcccgacGTATTGCACACGGCAAACCTACGGGCACACGGCAACGTCCGGTTTTCCGGTAGTGTGATCGTGATCTTGCACGCCTAAGATCACGACCGCCCCTAATCCGACTGACTCTACTAGAACAAAGATTATTAGATATCGTGCACAGGTTTAGCTAACTAACAAATCACCCCATAAACttgatgcacatctacgacccCTAAAGCACTCCTGAGTTCTACAAACTTGACTCGCCCCAGCGCCTTCGTGAAGATATCGGCCAGCTGCTCCGCAGTCCCGACGTGATCAACCTCCACCTTTCCATCCTCAATGCATTCACGCAAGAAGTGATACCTTGTATCAATGTGCTTGCTACGATCGTGATGCACAGGATTCCTACTGAGCGTGATTGCATACATGTTATCCATGAGTAGCTTCACTGTCATCTCCTTTGTTCCTAGCATATCTAAAATCAATCGGCATAACCATATCCCTTGGCACGCTGCTGCTGCCCCTGCAACGTACTCGGCTTCACAAGAGGATAGCGCCATGATTTTCTGCTTCTGTGAAGCCCAGGTGACCAGACTTCCACCTAGAAAATAGCCAACACCTGAAGTGCTCTTCCTGTCCTCTACATCTCCTGCGAAGTCACTGTCGCTATAGCCCACTAGGACGGGTTTTAGCTCAGTTCCCCTCTCGTACTTGCAGCCATACCCCAAAGTTCCCTTCAGGTATCTAAGGATATGCTTGACTGCTGCCCAATGTTGCTTACCAGGAGCCTCCATGTAACGGCTAACCACACCCACTGCATATGCCAAATCTGGCCGGGTGTTTACCAGATACCTCAAACTCCCAATCAGACTTCTATACATTGTTGCATCCATGGCTTCCCCCTTCTTTTGCTTGCTGAGCTT is part of the Sorghum bicolor cultivar BTx623 chromosome 10, Sorghum_bicolor_NCBIv3, whole genome shotgun sequence genome and harbors:
- the LOC110431095 gene encoding uncharacterized protein LOC110431095 yields the protein MGRPGGTENLAGARRRRGGAVLAGARSRRGGGGARRGSPGGSGLAVHRRLRVRVAAARASPGLAGAGGHGLVGTRRWGTGLAGASAGLAGPRAGMAGAGAGLAGAAGDGGAVGVAVRTAGGRARCGCLQTREEDKKTSSFHVTQTSLEASDVNGRACNKKIQDHTGVTYATAFQEAGVEMVGHSALDLYNIREEEND